From Shewanella psychrophila, a single genomic window includes:
- a CDS encoding energy transducer TonB gives MTPKRYLAFGCITLLIQGGLIAAQDILPNDIEKFQMNTGSAMGQTQAVNISIAMRSSVEVEATPQKESEPEKEIAKVQKPVPVAKPIETVAKPISKPMAKSKPKPCELAKSNTKKQVKETAQEPIKETDKKPELTARTNVPVQTQSQNQAEVTAKQGVSQAAMTLSRPTFSSPPAQPRYPKLARKRGFEGTATIEVMFNHIGEQLSLTLINSSGFSLLDKAAITAVEQWQFTPPSPQTAFAYTVKVPVKFALN, from the coding sequence ATGACACCTAAACGATATTTGGCATTCGGCTGCATCACCTTATTGATTCAGGGTGGGCTTATTGCTGCCCAGGATATACTGCCGAATGATATCGAAAAGTTCCAGATGAACACTGGCAGCGCCATGGGTCAAACTCAGGCGGTAAATATATCGATCGCAATGCGCTCCAGTGTCGAAGTAGAGGCTACACCGCAAAAAGAGAGCGAGCCAGAGAAAGAAATAGCGAAAGTTCAGAAACCAGTCCCCGTAGCTAAGCCCATCGAAACCGTCGCGAAACCAATATCTAAACCAATGGCCAAATCGAAGCCAAAGCCCTGCGAGCTTGCTAAATCAAATACTAAGAAGCAGGTTAAAGAGACTGCTCAAGAACCGATTAAAGAGACAGACAAGAAACCTGAACTCACAGCTCGAACCAATGTTCCTGTACAGACACAATCACAGAATCAAGCCGAAGTAACCGCCAAGCAAGGCGTCAGTCAAGCAGCCATGACTCTGAGTAGACCGACATTTTCATCTCCACCAGCCCAACCTAGATACCCTAAGCTAGCCCGTAAACGAGGCTTCGAAGGCACGGCAACAATAGAGGTGATGTTTAATCATATTGGCGAGCAGTTATCACTCACGCTCATTAATAGCTCAGGGTTTTCATTACTCGACAAAGCGGCAATCACTGCGGTTGAGCAGTGGCAATTTACCCCGCCTTCACCGCAAACAGCCTTCGCCTATACGGTTAAAGTACCGGTCAAGTTTGCCCTTAATTAA